Below is a genomic region from Treponema sp. OMZ 798.
TTACCGTTTTTGCATCACCCCCTTGGGAACCGACTCCCGGAATCAGCATAGGAACTTCTTTAGCTTTTGCATAAATTTCTGCAATGAGTTTTAATTCTTCCATTCCCGTAGCTCCGACAACGGCTCCCGTTCCCGGAAATTCGTTTGCATAAAAAGCGATTTTTTTTGCAATCTCGATATAAAGCTCCGAAGATTCTTTACCGTCCGAGCTCATTCTAAGATTTTGAAAATCCTTTGCACCGGGATTGCTTGTCCGGTTTAAAATATAGGCTCCCTTATCGATATATTTTTCCGAAATAAAAGGAAGAATAGAGTCGCTTCCCATGTAGGGGCTTACCGTTACGGCATCGGCCTTCCAGCTGTCAAAGGCCTCGATAGCATAGTTAAGGCTTGAGCGGGCTATATCGCCCCTCTTCGAATCAAAGATTACCGGAATACCCGGAAAATGCTTTTCGATTAGGCTTAAAATTTCTGCAAGGCTTTCAGAGCCCGAAAAATCCTTTTCCCTGGGCTTATCCAGCGCGGAATAATAACCTATATTCGGTTTAAAGGCTGCAGGAATTAAATTCTTTTCCTGCATCTTATCGAAAAGCTCTTTAAAAAAGCTTACAAGATTTTCTTTTACATTTCCCGTTTTATTTGGAATTGCTTCAAGGACAGGGTCTAAGCCCATACATGCACAGTTGTTTGTTTTTTCTGCCGATTTTTTTAATAATTCTATGTAGTTCATATTGGGATAAGTTTAGCCTAAATTTAAGGCCTTGTCAATTGTCTTTAAATTTTAGTAAAAAATATAGATAAATTTAAAAAAAAACGATTTTTTTACTTGCAGATATAAAATTT
It encodes:
- the pyrF gene encoding orotidine-5'-phosphate decarboxylase; its protein translation is MNYIELLKKSAEKTNNCACMGLDPVLEAIPNKTGNVKENLVSFFKELFDKMQEKNLIPAAFKPNIGYYSALDKPREKDFSGSESLAEILSLIEKHFPGIPVIFDSKRGDIARSSLNYAIEAFDSWKADAVTVSPYMGSDSILPFISEKYIDKGAYILNRTSNPGAKDFQNLRMSSDGKESSELYIEIAKKIAFYANEFPGTGAVVGATGMEELKLIAEIYAKAKEVPMLIPGVGSQGGDAKTVMEVLKNAGCDLTLIRINSSSGLTHPWKKAPIPENYLELCISNTEKLLSETAIKNISL